A stretch of Mus caroli chromosome 5, CAROLI_EIJ_v1.1, whole genome shotgun sequence DNA encodes these proteins:
- the Gtpbp10 gene encoding GTP-binding protein 10: MVRCGCALLRKYGNFIDNLRIFAKGGSGGMGYPRLGGEGGRGGDVWVVAHKNMTLKQLKNKYPQKRFVAGGGANSRISALQGSKGKDCEVPVPVGISVTDENGQVLGELNKEEDRILVAKGGLGGKLHTNFLPLKGQKRIIHLDLKVIADVGLVGFPNAGKSSLLSRVSHATPMIADYAFTTLRPELGKIMYNDFKQISVADLPGLIEGAHMNKGMGHKFLKHLERTRQLLFVVDISGFQLSSVTPYRTAFETIILLTKELELYKEELQTKPALLAVNKMDLPDAQVKLQELMKQLLSPEDFLHLFDTKMIPEKALEFQHIIPISTVTGEGIAELKSCIRKALDEQDGKESDAHRKVTSKCAATVSRKGSIQA, from the exons ATGGTGCGCTGCGGTTGCGCTTTGTTGAGAAAG TATGGAAATTTCATTGATAACCTAAGAATCTTCGCCAAGGGAGGAAGCGGTGGAATGGGTTACCCTCGTTTAGGTGGAGAAGGTGGAAGAGGTGGTGATGTCTGGGTTGTGGCCCATAAAAATATGACCttaaaacaacttaaaaacaaatatccTCAGAAACGGTTTGTGGCTGGAGGAGGAGCAAACAGTCG aattAGCGCACTGCAGGGCTCCAAGGGAAAGGACTGTGAAGTGCCTGTTCCTGTGGGTATCTCAGTAACTGATGAAAACGGCCAAGTGCTAG GAGAACTCAATAAAGAAGAAGACAGAATTCTTGTTGCTAAAGGTGGCCTTGGTGGTAAATTACATACAAATTTCTTACCTTTGAAAGGTCAGAAGCGCATAATTCACCTTGACCTAAAAGTCATAGCTGATGTAGGCCTAGTAGG ATTCCCAAATGCTGGAAAATCCTCCTTACTAAGTCGGGTTTCCCATGCAACACCCATGATTGCAGATTATGCGT ttaCAACACTAAGGCCTGAACTTGGAAAGATTATGTACAATGATTTCAAACAG atttcaGTAGCTGATCTCCCAGGTTTGATAGAAGGAGCACATATGAACAAAGGCATGGGCCACAAGTTCCTCAAGCATTTAGAGAGAACCAGACAACTCCTTTTTGTT GTTGATATTTCTGGATTTCAGCTATCTTCTGTAACTCCATATAGGACTGCCTTTGAAACTATAATACTTCTCACAAAA gaGTTGGAGTTGTACAAAGAAGAACTGCAGACAAAACCTGCACTCTTAGCAGTTAATAAGATGGACTTGCCGGATGCCCAAGTTAAACTTCAGGAACTGATGAAGCAGCTCCTGAGCCCTGAAG attttctgcatttatttgaCACAAAGATGATTCCAGAGAAGGCTCTAGAGTTCCAGCACATCATTCCCATCTCAACAGTCACTGGGGAAGGCATTGCAGAGTTGAAGAGCTGTATAAGGAAAGCACTGGATGAACAGGATGGCAAAGAAAGCGATGCGCATCGCAAAGTCACATCAAAGTGTGCTGCTACTGTCTCCAGAAAAGGCAGCATTCAAGCCTAG